The DNA region TATGTATAATAGAGGGTATGTAAAGGGAGGATTTGCGTTGAATAGAGTGATTTTTCATGTAGATGTAAATTCCGCCTTTTTATCATGGGAGGCGGTGGAGAGGCTTAAGAATGAAGGAGGACAGGATATAAGGGAAATTCCCTCAGTGGTAGCAGGAGATCCTAGAAGTAGAAGGGGAGTGGTACTTGCTAAGTCTCAGATGGCTAAGGAATTTGGCATCAAAACAGGAGAACCCCTATACTGGGCTGTTCAAAAATGTCCTTCCATTATAATAGTTCCTCCGCATCATGAAATGTATCTTAGATACAGTAGGGATATGCTGAAAATATTGCAAAGTTACACTCCTCTAGTGGAAAGATACTCCATAGACGAGTGTTTTTGTGATTTTACAAACATGGTAAAAGGTAAAAATGAAACTTTAGATTTAGCTTATAAGATAAAAGACCATATAAAAAATGCACTAGGATTTACTGTGAATGTTGGAGTTTCAACAAATAAGCTTTTGGCTAAGATGGCATCGGATTTTAAAAAACCAGATAGGGTGCATACCTTGTATCCAGAAGAAATAGAAGAAAAAATGTGGCCTCTTCCTGTAGAGGAGCTTTTTATGGTTGGAAAAGCCACAGTGCCAAAGCTACATAAAATGAATATACACACCATAGGGGATTTGGCTAAATATGATGTA from Haloimpatiens massiliensis includes:
- a CDS encoding DNA polymerase IV, which encodes MNRVIFHVDVNSAFLSWEAVERLKNEGGQDIREIPSVVAGDPRSRRGVVLAKSQMAKEFGIKTGEPLYWAVQKCPSIIIVPPHHEMYLRYSRDMLKILQSYTPLVERYSIDECFCDFTNMVKGKNETLDLAYKIKDHIKNALGFTVNVGVSTNKLLAKMASDFKKPDRVHTLYPEEIEEKMWPLPVEELFMVGKATVPKLHKMNIHTIGDLAKYDVNLVRDKLKSHGVTIWNYARGIENSPVDENSRVKSKGMGNSTTIASDVQDRENAHKILISLCEELCVRLRKSENRCYVVSVNIGLSDFTSFSRQKKLFTPTDSTKTIMDVALKLFDELWDGAPIRKLGIYLSELTDHEYYQPSFFDIEKNEKQKALDSALDKLKEKYGSDVVTRSCLLKGKGSKK